One window of the Candidatus Methanoperedens sp. genome contains the following:
- a CDS encoding PAS domain S-box protein, which yields MLLRRIAELEKLETEQRRTIEILQGSENKYRILLENLPQKIFHKDLNSVYVSCNNNYARDLKIQPDEIIGKTDYDFYNRELAEKYRADDKRIMESGKAENIEEKYIQNGQEVFVQTVKTPLKDEKGNIIGLLGIFWDITKHRQTEEALKESEELYRTIIENSNDMIWTLDTEGYYQFVNKRIEEFSGFKLDYFLGKSFTQFIDKKDLPNVIDCFHKALNGEPQQYEASVYKEDGTNFFLLVNTAPIYSKGKVVGTVSFGRDITEHKKTEEQVKESLKRKLKNTSKQNRLLYYLIEGTRGGKTRALILKYLTKKSYNANQLATILNMDYKTIRHHLKVLVKNGIITKKHNGYFNLYFLSNNIAENLNNFDDEKLKL from the coding sequence ATGTTGCTCAGACGAATCGCTGAATTGGAAAAATTAGAAACAGAGCAGAGGCGGACAATAGAAATTTTGCAGGGGAGTGAGAACAAGTATAGGATATTGCTTGAAAATCTGCCCCAAAAAATATTCCATAAAGATTTAAACTCTGTCTATGTATCCTGTAACAATAACTATGCCCGTGATTTGAAAATTCAGCCTGATGAAATTATTGGAAAGACAGACTATGATTTCTATAACAGGGAGCTGGCTGAAAAATATAGGGCAGACGACAAAAGGATTATGGAGTCTGGTAAGGCAGAAAACATAGAAGAAAAATATATTCAAAATGGACAGGAAGTCTTCGTTCAGACAGTAAAAACACCTCTTAAAGATGAGAAAGGCAACATAATTGGTTTATTGGGTATTTTTTGGGATATTACTAAACATAGGCAGACTGAGGAGGCGCTGAAGGAGAGTGAAGAGCTTTACCGCACGATAATTGAAAATTCAAATGATATGATATGGACTTTAGATACCGAAGGGTATTATCAATTTGTCAATAAACGTATTGAGGAATTTAGTGGATTTAAACTGGATTACTTCCTGGGGAAATCATTTACTCAGTTTATCGATAAGAAGGATTTACCAAATGTTATCGATTGTTTTCACAAGGCATTAAATGGAGAACCTCAACAATATGAGGCATCAGTTTATAAAGAAGATGGAACCAACTTTTTTCTTTTAGTTAATACAGCTCCCATATATTCTAAAGGAAAAGTTGTGGGAACAGTGAGTTTTGGCCGGGATATAACAGAACATAAAAAAACAGAAGAACAGGTTAAAGAATCTCTTAAACGAAAATTAAAGAACACCAGTAAACAAAATAGACTCCTATATTATCTGATCGAAGGAACACGTGGAGGAAAGACCCGCGCATTAATCTTGAAATACCTTACCAAAAAATCTTATAATGCCAATCAATTGGCAACCATTTTGAATATGGATTATAAAACTATCAGGCATCATCTTAAGGTTTTAGTAAAAAATGGAATTATTACGAAAAAACACAATGGGTACTTTAATTTATATTTCCTTTCAAATAATATCGCAGAAAATCTAAATAATTTTGATGATGAGAAATTAAAATTATGA
- a CDS encoding alpha/beta fold hydrolase, with the protein MSKELERFKEREMSFLKGGEGEPFLLLHGIPGSAFTWESAGMLLADHYQVIIPDFLGFGQSDPPKDDY; encoded by the coding sequence ATGAGTAAAGAACTGGAGAGGTTTAAAGAAAGAGAAATGAGTTTCCTCAAAGGAGGAGAAGGTGAACCTTTTTTACTTTTACATGGTATTCCGGGATCAGCTTTTACATGGGAATCTGCGGGTATGCTGCTTGCTGACCACTATCAGGTAATTATTCCAGACTTTCTGGGATTTGGACAATCTGATCCTCCAAAAGATGATTATTAA
- a CDS encoding ABC transporter ATP-binding protein, whose amino-acid sequence MTGDEKLIEIKNLSRIYTMGEVKVRALNNVTLDIKRGEFAAIMGKSGSGKSTLLHQLGLLDTPSSGEIIFRGKNILGLSESHKARFRLEKFGYVFQEYALLPELTALENVYLPAMALGRSKDDYIKAGIQVLEQVGLGTRLNHRPREMSGGEQQRVAIARALINKPDILFADEPTANLDTASSKQIIDLFQKLNKDMQLTIQMVTHEPDDMKYVSRVVLLNDGELTTEIKPEVIK is encoded by the coding sequence ATGACCGGAGATGAAAAACTCATTGAAATAAAAAACCTTTCCCGGATTTATACTATGGGAGAGGTGAAAGTGAGAGCATTGAATAATGTCACGCTGGACATCAAACGAGGTGAATTTGCTGCCATAATGGGTAAGAGCGGTAGCGGTAAATCAACACTGCTGCACCAGCTCGGATTGCTCGATACTCCCTCATCTGGCGAGATCATTTTCCGGGGAAAAAATATTCTGGGTCTTTCTGAATCCCATAAGGCGAGATTCCGTCTTGAAAAATTTGGCTATGTCTTCCAGGAGTATGCACTTTTGCCTGAGCTTACTGCGCTTGAAAATGTCTATCTTCCTGCAATGGCGCTGGGGAGGAGTAAGGATGACTATATAAAAGCCGGGATACAAGTGCTGGAACAGGTCGGACTTGGGACAAGGCTGAATCACCGTCCCCGTGAGATGTCAGGAGGTGAGCAGCAGCGTGTAGCGATCGCAAGAGCGCTGATAAACAAGCCTGATATATTGTTTGCAGATGAGCCAACTGCAAATCTTGACACTGCTTCATCAAAACAGATTATTGATTTATTTCAGAAGTTAAATAAAGATATGCAACTGACTATCCAGATGGTAACGCATGAACCTGATGATATGAAATATGTGAGCAGGGTAGTATTGCTCAATGACGGAGAACTCACAACAGAAATAAAACCAGAAGTTATTAAATAG
- a CDS encoding FtsX-like permease family protein has protein sequence MFNNVKLSMFLASRSMMKGSKSTQLLIIFIMSLIFVNLVFIGSIFLGVTEATNNQVINSLYSNVVIEPTNDEKYISDVYSLEQKIKGVPGVVGISSQYVTGATLSYKDKHGTWTVRSINPDNEIKVTTNYKYLIAGKYLSRLDENEILLGKEIAGGYGGDLEYTSLGVKVGDNIDVLFNNGVKKSYRVKGIYDANFIQTNTMAYISQKEMESVIGLEDKASQILVKTRDNGNEDRYIKQFLEMGIKEEIKPWTVYAGMVKNITNSFNMISMMISAIGLFVAVITIFIIVYTSTISKRRQIGILRAVGIEESIIIQSYIFQAIFIVVSGIFIGLIIIFFALKPWFIEHPLKFPIGLASLMILPEKVSMNAISLIIAALAAGFIPSWLAVRKTIIDAIWGE, from the coding sequence ATGTTTAATAACGTTAAACTATCGATGTTCCTGGCATCCAGATCAATGATGAAAGGAAGTAAAAGCACACAACTTTTAATAATCTTTATAATGTCCTTGATCTTTGTAAATTTAGTATTTATAGGTTCAATTTTTCTTGGAGTGACTGAGGCAACTAACAATCAGGTAATTAACTCCCTATATAGTAACGTAGTGATCGAACCCACAAATGATGAGAAATATATAAGCGATGTTTATTCCCTGGAACAAAAGATAAAAGGCGTTCCAGGTGTAGTGGGCATCTCATCACAGTATGTAACGGGTGCGACACTTTCATATAAGGATAAACATGGGACATGGACAGTTCGTTCCATTAATCCGGATAATGAGATAAAAGTTACTACAAATTATAAATATCTGATTGCTGGCAAATACCTTAGCAGGCTTGACGAGAACGAGATCCTGCTTGGAAAAGAGATTGCAGGAGGGTATGGAGGTGATCTTGAATATACTTCACTTGGAGTTAAAGTTGGTGATAATATAGATGTGCTGTTCAATAATGGCGTTAAAAAGAGCTACAGGGTAAAGGGAATTTATGATGCGAATTTCATACAAACCAATACAATGGCATACATCAGCCAGAAAGAGATGGAATCAGTAATCGGCCTGGAAGACAAAGCTTCACAAATACTGGTCAAGACCAGGGATAATGGAAATGAAGACCGGTACATAAAACAGTTTTTAGAGATGGGTATTAAAGAAGAGATCAAACCCTGGACTGTCTATGCCGGCATGGTAAAAAACATAACCAACAGCTTTAATATGATCTCAATGATGATATCTGCTATCGGCCTGTTCGTTGCGGTCATTACTATTTTTATAATAGTCTATACCAGTACTATCAGCAAGCGAAGGCAGATAGGGATTTTAAGGGCTGTTGGAATAGAAGAATCCATAATCATACAATCGTATATCTTCCAGGCGATTTTCATTGTGGTAAGCGGCATATTTATTGGTCTGATAATAATATTTTTTGCCCTGAAACCATGGTTCATCGAACATCCATTGAAATTTCCCATCGGCCTTGCTTCATTAATGATTCTTCCTGAAAAGGTTTCGATGAATGCAATAAGCCTTATCATAGCAGCTCTTGCGGCTGGTTTTATACCTTCGTGGTTAGCTGTCCGTAAAACGATAATAGATGCGATATGGGGTGAATGA
- a CDS encoding ABC transporter permease, with the protein MISVRWRKVLRDMWLNKSRTLLVVLAIAIGIFGAGSVLAGYAILTQEIDANFLATNPASIILYTDNADEKLAEHVEKLNGVADAQARRVVMARLLVGQDDWRRLLLSVIHDFDDLRVSTFKLERGTWPPADREILIERSALPLINKNIGDIVVIQTQNNGKDHDLRISGIVHDPGQSPGWVDNVAYGYITINTLEWLGETRSLNELTIVAKNTKDASNIALQVKDDLEDRGYNVSLVEIPNAGKHPQAGQMDSLLFLLEAFGILALILSSILVTSTISALLAQQIRQIGVMKVIGARTYQIAGLYFGTVLLLGIAGLVIGIPAGIWAGRGFAAFTAKVLNFNITSNYIPYWVYAVQIFVGLSVPLLAAAFPVYRGSRITVKQAISDYGTGYGQFGTNRIDKLISGIRGIGRPLLVSLRNAFRQRSRMLLTIGILAVGGATFMSAINVGASWTNTIDIAMAARHDDIEVKFSQPYPAEYVEKTVRAVPGVSSVESWVQTVAVRKLSDDTDDTSIIFTLNGVPPDTDMISFPVIEGRWLRLDDTNALVINHELLEAQGIKVGDRIRFKTGNKEMEWTVVGAVRELGARRRGQNIAASAYVNLDYLSHITGMKDKTADIRIKTDRHSDASLKAMTRQLEEQFDDASLDRISVSPSTERLQVLKDHLVVIQVFLLLMAALVAAVGGLALASTMGINVMERAREFGIMRAIGACSDDVLQIVVVEGIVISVLSWLAAIMISRPLSVIIGNFAGNIFIHTDLEHVFPPIAVALWLILVIFIGTFASAYPAWRETRLPVQQVLAYG; encoded by the coding sequence GTGATCAGTGTACGCTGGCGCAAAGTGCTGCGTGATATGTGGCTTAACAAGTCGCGCACCTTGCTGGTAGTACTGGCTATCGCTATCGGGATTTTCGGCGCTGGCTCCGTCCTGGCAGGCTATGCTATCCTGACCCAAGAAATAGACGCAAACTTCCTTGCCACAAATCCCGCATCAATTATCCTGTACACAGATAATGCAGATGAGAAGCTGGCTGAACATGTAGAAAAACTAAACGGAGTTGCAGATGCACAGGCGCGGCGTGTTGTCATGGCTCGCCTCCTTGTCGGACAAGATGATTGGCGCAGGCTCTTACTATCTGTGATACATGACTTTGACGATCTGCGAGTGTCTACTTTTAAGCTCGAGCGAGGCACTTGGCCGCCTGCTGACCGGGAAATACTGATCGAACGCTCTGCTTTGCCGCTTATTAACAAAAATATCGGTGACATTGTAGTGATACAGACCCAGAATAACGGAAAGGATCACGACCTGCGCATTAGCGGGATCGTCCATGACCCAGGCCAGTCACCTGGCTGGGTAGATAATGTAGCTTACGGCTACATAACCATCAATACCCTTGAATGGCTCGGCGAGACACGCTCCCTGAATGAGCTGACTATAGTTGCCAAAAATACAAAGGATGCCAGCAACATAGCTTTGCAGGTAAAAGATGATCTGGAGGATCGCGGATATAATGTTTCACTTGTGGAAATCCCAAATGCAGGAAAACATCCGCAAGCCGGCCAGATGGATTCATTGTTGTTCTTATTAGAGGCGTTCGGCATACTCGCTCTTATCCTTAGCAGCATACTTGTCACAAGCACAATCTCTGCTTTACTCGCCCAGCAGATAAGACAAATCGGTGTGATGAAGGTCATTGGGGCAAGGACTTACCAGATTGCCGGACTCTATTTTGGCACGGTTCTGCTGCTTGGTATTGCAGGTCTTGTCATTGGTATTCCTGCAGGAATCTGGGCTGGCAGGGGATTTGCTGCATTTACTGCTAAGGTACTGAATTTCAACATCACCAGTAACTACATCCCGTACTGGGTATACGCTGTCCAGATTTTCGTGGGTCTGTCTGTGCCGCTTCTGGCTGCCGCCTTTCCGGTATACAGGGGCAGCCGGATAACAGTCAAGCAGGCTATTAGTGATTATGGCACTGGATATGGGCAATTCGGTACAAACCGTATTGATAAACTCATTTCCGGCATACGCGGCATTGGTCGTCCGTTGTTGGTTTCGCTGCGTAATGCTTTCCGACAGAGGTCACGTATGCTGCTGACGATCGGTATCCTGGCAGTTGGAGGCGCAACGTTCATGAGCGCTATCAATGTCGGGGCATCGTGGACAAACACAATCGATATAGCAATGGCTGCCCGTCACGATGACATTGAGGTGAAATTTAGCCAGCCCTACCCTGCGGAGTATGTTGAAAAAACGGTTCGTGCTGTGCCGGGTGTATCAAGTGTGGAGAGCTGGGTGCAAACTGTAGCGGTACGAAAACTTTCAGATGATACTGATGACACTTCTATCATTTTTACACTCAATGGAGTGCCGCCTGATACTGATATGATCTCCTTCCCGGTTATTGAGGGGCGCTGGCTGCGACTGGACGATACGAACGCTCTTGTCATCAACCATGAACTGCTGGAGGCACAGGGAATTAAAGTTGGTGACCGGATCAGGTTTAAAACCGGTAATAAGGAAATGGAATGGACTGTGGTTGGCGCCGTACGTGAATTGGGCGCACGCAGGCGTGGACAAAATATTGCAGCTTCCGCATATGTCAACCTCGACTATCTGTCTCACATTACGGGTATGAAAGATAAGACCGCAGACATCCGTATCAAGACTGACAGGCACAGTGACGCTTCGTTGAAGGCAATGACCCGGCAGCTTGAAGAACAGTTTGATGATGCCAGTTTGGATCGTATTTCAGTCAGTCCGAGTACAGAACGATTGCAGGTGTTAAAAGATCACCTGGTGGTCATCCAGGTGTTCCTGCTGTTAATGGCGGCATTAGTCGCTGCTGTTGGCGGATTGGCTCTGGCTTCCACAATGGGAATAAACGTGATGGAACGCGCGCGCGAATTCGGTATTATGCGAGCCATAGGCGCTTGCTCTGATGATGTGCTACAGATCGTTGTTGTCGAGGGGATTGTTATAAGTGTCCTGAGCTGGCTTGCTGCTATCATGATCTCACGACCGCTCAGTGTGATCATCGGCAATTTTGCAGGTAATATCTTCATCCACACCGATCTGGAGCATGTCTTTCCTCCAATAGCAGTGGCACTATGGCTAATCCTTGTTATATTCATTGGCACTTTTGCAAGTGCTTACCCTGCATGGCGCGAAACTCGATTGCCTGTGCAGCAGGTTCTGGCTTACGGGTGA
- a CDS encoding ABC transporter ATP-binding protein: MHGENLIRLKKVTKTHEGAGGAFHALREVDLQVMPGEFVAVIGKSGSGKSTLLNMLGGIDSPTSGEIWIGDTQVHTLDQDQLAKWRGHNVGFVFQFFQLLPTLTILENVMLPMDFSNAIPARERMGRAFGLLELVGIREQADKMPSLLSGGQQQRAAIARALANDPALLLADEPTGNLDSRTAEAILLLFKGLSASGKTIVMVTHERDITPWVSSVIKLADGRVVNGSDTL; this comes from the coding sequence ATGCATGGTGAAAATCTGATCCGGCTGAAAAAGGTCACGAAGACCCATGAAGGTGCAGGAGGTGCATTCCATGCCCTTCGGGAAGTTGATCTTCAGGTGATGCCCGGTGAGTTTGTTGCCGTAATCGGCAAATCAGGCAGTGGGAAATCGACCCTGCTTAATATGCTGGGTGGAATCGACAGCCCGACATCGGGGGAAATATGGATAGGCGATACTCAAGTCCATACCCTTGACCAGGATCAACTTGCAAAATGGCGCGGGCACAATGTCGGTTTCGTGTTCCAGTTCTTCCAGCTTCTACCCACACTGACCATCCTTGAAAATGTGATGCTGCCAATGGATTTTAGCAATGCTATCCCGGCACGCGAAAGAATGGGACGGGCGTTTGGCCTTCTGGAACTAGTGGGTATCAGGGAGCAGGCTGATAAGATGCCCTCCCTCCTTTCCGGCGGTCAGCAGCAGCGTGCCGCTATTGCAAGGGCACTGGCAAATGATCCGGCGCTGCTGCTGGCTGATGAGCCGACCGGCAATCTTGATTCACGCACAGCAGAGGCAATTTTACTGCTTTTCAAAGGACTTTCAGCATCGGGCAAAACCATCGTGATGGTGACACATGAACGTGACATAACTCCGTGGGTTTCAAGCGTGATCAAATTAGCGGACGGACGGGTTGTAAACGGAAGTGATACCCTGTGA
- a CDS encoding DUF1724 domain-containing protein: MKVYELFTELSSEKRLGILQTLDEKPMTFTGLIKKVDINSTEATRQLSRLAQTRLIEKKGDGNYYNTLFGKLVISSIQDLAFISEKSGYFLEHDTSYIPLHLLRQIDALSKGEIVTGVYNILNTHEKLSEGVKGYFWNMSDDFPRHHLPNVEKALEQGMEIRVIFPKNLIPTLKLGEKIREKIQFRALDDVKLSVMTTNRFSMLKLPGPDGKIDHNTAIFGHDERFREWCENLFQYYWETKCYP; this comes from the coding sequence ATGAAAGTCTATGAGCTTTTCACGGAACTGTCCTCAGAAAAAAGGCTGGGCATACTCCAGACCCTGGATGAAAAACCGATGACCTTTACAGGTTTGATCAAAAAAGTTGATATAAATTCGACAGAAGCAACAAGACAACTATCAAGATTAGCCCAAACGCGATTAATCGAGAAAAAAGGGGATGGGAATTATTATAATACACTTTTCGGAAAACTGGTCATATCCAGCATACAAGATCTGGCCTTCATATCCGAGAAATCAGGATACTTCCTGGAACACGACACTTCATATATCCCACTCCATCTTCTAAGACAAATAGATGCCCTATCTAAGGGTGAGATCGTAACAGGTGTCTATAATATTTTAAACACCCATGAAAAATTGAGCGAAGGTGTAAAAGGGTATTTCTGGAACATGTCGGATGATTTTCCCAGGCACCATTTGCCCAATGTCGAAAAGGCGTTGGAACAGGGAATGGAGATCAGGGTAATATTTCCGAAAAACCTGATCCCCACTTTAAAGCTTGGCGAAAAAATCAGGGAAAAAATACAGTTCAGGGCATTGGACGATGTCAAATTATCTGTTATGACGACAAACAGGTTTTCCATGCTCAAACTACCAGGACCGGATGGAAAGATCGATCACAATACTGCCATATTCGGCCATGATGAAAGGTTCAGAGAGTGGTGCGAAAATCTCTTCCAGTACTACTGGGAAACAAAATGTTATCCTTGA